In one window of Romboutsia hominis DNA:
- a CDS encoding ferric reductase-like transmembrane domain-containing protein, producing MRLVYSLIFIVALALIFTSSIRKHSRLFYLIASIIATSTVIYEIFRLTSDIKLQGFIGEFEKASMKGNFSIAFFILVMFAGALNPRWKITKKLLGIRAEAAILGSILIFPHCIMYLVRFIVKLLNYKPITTLYIIYLIVGLIAFIIMIPLFITSLKKVRVKMQYLEWKKLQRWAYPFYVLVYVHIVLSILNDDKVDILKLSIYSILFIGYFVLKLIKALKNNKILLKK from the coding sequence ATGCGATTAGTTTATTCATTAATTTTTATAGTGGCTTTAGCGCTAATTTTTACATCTAGCATAAGAAAACATTCGAGGTTATTTTATTTAATAGCTTCAATAATAGCCACATCAACAGTAATTTATGAAATATTTAGATTAACCTCAGATATAAAATTACAAGGATTTATAGGTGAATTTGAAAAAGCATCTATGAAGGGGAATTTTTCAATAGCATTTTTTATATTAGTAATGTTTGCAGGAGCACTTAACCCAAGGTGGAAAATAACGAAAAAATTGTTAGGAATAAGAGCAGAGGCTGCGATTTTAGGATCTATACTAATATTTCCTCATTGTATAATGTATTTAGTACGTTTTATAGTGAAATTACTTAATTATAAGCCTATAACTACACTTTATATTATATATTTAATTGTTGGTTTAATAGCATTTATAATAATGATTCCATTGTTTATAACGTCTCTCAAAAAAGTAAGAGTTAAAATGCAGTATTTAGAGTGGAAAAAGTTACAAAGATGGGCTTATCCATTTTATGTATTAGTTTATGTACATATAGTACTTTCAATTTTAAATGATGATAAAGTTGATATATTAAAATTAAGTATATATAGTATATTATTTATTGGATACTTTGTATTGAAATTGATAAAGGCCTTAAAAAATAATAAAATTTTATTAAAAAAATAG
- a CDS encoding OPT family oligopeptide transporter: MDNQNNFKPFIPANKIVPEFTVTSIVLGGLLAVIFGAANAYLGLRVGMTVSASIPAAVISMGVLRVILKRDSILENNIVQTIGSAGESLAAGAIFTLPAMFIWMKDWGLGSPSLIKIAIIALCGGILGVLFMIPLRKALIVKEHGVLPYPEGTACAEVLLAGEEGGSKASIVFAGLGIAGLYKFIGDGLKLFPTEIEWEIPGYHNGAFGIDVLPALLGVGYICGFKISGYMFAGAIVGWIALIPLISLFGANMTLYPATVPITELGFWDIWDNYIRYIGAGAVACGGIISLIKSLPLIIDTFRKAMKDYSNLDKSESSLRTDQDMSMKVVLFGSLLVVIAIWLVPSIPVNLVGALLVAVFGFFFATVSSRLVGIVGSSNNPVSGMAIATLLISTIVLKSTGLVGQDGMMGAIAIGSVICIIAAIAGDASQDLKTGYIVGATPKKQQYGELIGVLISAITIGAVLYLLNAAWGFGSKEIPAPQATLMKLVVEGVMEGNLPWTLIFAGAGIAVAVEIIGIPVLPFAVGLYLPIHLSAGVMVGGIIRLFFEKRKKVSEDDRKEQIDRGILYTSGLIAGEGLIGVLLAIFAIINVGESTLADTINLSTSVNLGQIGSIIAFIILIITLFKFTISYKDKRSKTS, from the coding sequence ATGGATAATCAAAACAATTTTAAGCCATTTATTCCTGCTAATAAAATAGTTCCTGAGTTTACTGTTACATCAATAGTTCTTGGGGGCTTATTAGCTGTAATATTTGGTGCTGCAAATGCTTATCTAGGTCTTAGAGTTGGTATGACAGTTAGTGCATCAATCCCTGCTGCTGTTATATCAATGGGAGTTTTAAGGGTTATATTGAAAAGAGATTCTATACTAGAAAATAATATAGTGCAAACAATAGGTTCAGCTGGAGAATCTTTGGCCGCTGGTGCTATATTTACATTACCTGCTATGTTTATATGGATGAAAGATTGGGGACTTGGAAGTCCAAGCTTAATTAAAATTGCAATCATAGCTTTATGTGGTGGTATACTTGGAGTATTATTTATGATACCTCTAAGAAAAGCACTTATTGTAAAAGAACATGGTGTATTACCTTATCCAGAAGGTACTGCTTGTGCAGAAGTTTTACTTGCTGGAGAAGAAGGTGGATCTAAAGCATCTATAGTATTTGCTGGTCTTGGTATAGCTGGTTTATACAAATTTATAGGTGATGGTTTAAAACTATTCCCAACAGAAATTGAATGGGAAATACCTGGGTATCATAATGGAGCCTTTGGTATAGACGTATTACCTGCATTACTTGGAGTTGGATATATATGTGGATTTAAGATATCTGGATATATGTTTGCTGGTGCTATAGTTGGTTGGATAGCATTAATTCCACTAATATCATTATTTGGTGCCAATATGACACTTTATCCTGCTACAGTTCCTATAACTGAACTAGGATTTTGGGATATATGGGATAATTACATAAGATATATTGGTGCAGGAGCTGTTGCTTGTGGAGGTATTATTAGTTTAATAAAATCACTGCCTCTTATAATAGATACATTTAGAAAAGCTATGAAGGATTATTCTAATTTAGATAAATCTGAAAGTTCACTTAGAACTGATCAAGATATGTCTATGAAGGTTGTTTTATTTGGATCTTTATTAGTAGTTATAGCCATATGGCTAGTTCCTTCTATTCCAGTTAATTTAGTTGGAGCACTTTTAGTTGCTGTATTTGGTTTCTTCTTTGCAACAGTATCTTCAAGACTTGTTGGTATAGTTGGAAGTAGTAATAACCCAGTTTCTGGTATGGCTATTGCTACACTTTTAATAAGTACTATAGTATTAAAATCAACAGGACTTGTTGGCCAAGATGGTATGATGGGTGCTATAGCTATAGGTTCTGTAATATGTATTATAGCTGCAATTGCTGGAGATGCTTCTCAGGACTTAAAAACAGGTTATATTGTTGGTGCAACTCCTAAGAAACAACAATATGGAGAGCTTATAGGTGTATTAATTTCTGCTATAACTATAGGTGCAGTATTATACTTACTAAATGCAGCTTGGGGATTTGGTTCAAAAGAAATACCAGCACCACAAGCTACTCTTATGAAACTAGTTGTTGAAGGTGTTATGGAGGGAAATCTTCCTTGGACTTTAATATTTGCTGGTGCAGGAATAGCTGTTGCTGTTGAAATAATAGGAATACCTGTACTACCATTTGCAGTTGGACTATATCTTCCAATACATTTAAGTGCTGGCGTAATGGTTGGTGGTATTATTAGATTATTCTTTGAAAAGAGAAAGAAAGTATCTGAAGATGATAGAAAAGAACAAATTGATAGAGGTATATTATATACTTCAGGTCTAATAGCAGGTGAAGGTCTAATTGGGGTATTACTTGCTATATTTGCAATAATAAATGTTGGAGAATCAACACTTGCTGATACTATAAACCTTTCTACTTCTGTTAATTTAGGTCAAATAGGTTCTATTATAGCATTTATCATACTAATAATTACACTATTTAAGTTTACTATCTCCTATAAAGATAAAAGGAGTAAAACATCATAG
- a CDS encoding PqqD family protein: MKKNDKNYLDFIPIKNSKITWSEDNFGIVTLEITRKGLFDKIAQNLFKVPKSSSIKLDKLGSCVWKNIDGESSIYDISKYVKASFGKDCEPLYERLITYFTILKDNKFISLKKDGR, encoded by the coding sequence ATGAAAAAAAATGATAAAAATTACTTAGACTTTATTCCTATCAAAAACTCAAAAATAACTTGGTCTGAGGATAACTTTGGGATAGTTACATTAGAAATCACGAGAAAAGGATTATTTGATAAGATTGCTCAAAATTTATTTAAAGTCCCAAAAAGTAGTTCCATAAAGTTAGACAAACTAGGAAGCTGTGTATGGAAAAATATAGATGGTGAAAGTTCTATATACGATATATCTAAATATGTTAAAGCTTCATTTGGAAAAGACTGTGAGCCATTATATGAAAGATTGATTACATATTTTACTATACTTAAAGATAATAAATTTATTTCTTTAAAAAAGGATGGTAGATAA
- a CDS encoding MFS transporter gives MNLIKNKVFLTILITDIIQQMAIWIRNIAIMFFIMDITNSDPLAISSLNFIEFLPMFLLTFIGGIIADKYNPKKLMICGDLFSFISFIILGLAISKGYIIAIFLAVLVSASVTQFSYPASQKYFKEYIDEEYIENAVGINQLLSSGFFVIGPFIGSYFYFNFGIGKTLIILSGLFLVSILLLLTLPNKSFEKIESSGIREDIKLTFKYLNEKEILKLLSKIFLTVAFAMGIANNLDIFLVTERLGLSKEFYQFFSGIAGVGVIVGGGLYLVISKYMNMKILYSLIGVFAITVFFEGYSINPVFTMSLQFIDNILGGILSGYVMALITKVTDQEYLGKINGLTSTLMTLGIMGGTLISGIIMKYSSIVVAFLVASISFLISFIILYKGVNKGLLK, from the coding sequence TTGAATCTAATTAAAAATAAAGTATTTTTAACAATACTTATAACAGATATAATACAGCAAATGGCTATATGGATAAGAAATATAGCTATAATGTTTTTTATAATGGATATAACAAATAGTGATCCATTAGCAATATCATCACTTAATTTTATAGAGTTTTTACCAATGTTTTTACTTACTTTTATAGGAGGAATAATAGCTGATAAGTATAATCCTAAAAAACTAATGATATGTGGAGATTTATTTAGTTTTATATCATTTATAATACTAGGCTTAGCGATATCTAAAGGATATATAATAGCTATATTTTTAGCAGTATTAGTTTCTGCTAGTGTTACACAATTTTCATATCCTGCATCACAAAAATATTTTAAGGAATATATAGATGAAGAATATATAGAAAATGCAGTTGGAATAAATCAACTTTTAAGCTCTGGATTTTTTGTTATAGGACCATTTATAGGATCTTACTTTTACTTTAATTTTGGAATAGGTAAAACATTAATAATATTATCAGGATTGTTTTTAGTATCCATTTTATTATTATTAACATTACCTAATAAGAGTTTTGAAAAAATAGAGAGTAGCGGTATACGTGAAGATATTAAGTTAACTTTTAAATATTTAAATGAAAAAGAGATACTAAAGTTGTTATCTAAAATATTTTTAACAGTAGCCTTTGCTATGGGAATAGCTAATAACCTAGATATATTCTTAGTAACGGAGAGGTTAGGCCTTAGCAAAGAGTTTTATCAGTTCTTTTCAGGGATAGCAGGAGTGGGAGTAATAGTTGGGGGTGGACTATATTTAGTCATATCTAAATATATGAATATGAAAATATTATATAGTCTTATAGGAGTGTTTGCTATAACAGTATTTTTTGAAGGATATTCAATAAACCCAGTATTTACTATGAGCCTTCAATTTATAGATAATATACTTGGTGGAATACTTAGTGGATATGTAATGGCGCTTATAACTAAAGTCACAGACCAAGAATATTTAGGTAAAATAAATGGATTAACATCAACACTTATGACATTAGGTATAATGGGAGGGACTCTTATATCAGGAATTATTATGAAATATTCATCTATAGTAGTTGCCTTTTTAGTAGCAAGTATATCATTTTTAATAAGTTTTATAATACTTTATAAAGGGGTTAACAAAGGATTATTAAAATAA
- a CDS encoding MerR family transcriptional regulator — MKLLTGQVSKIFNISKDTLRYYDKMGLLKPDINKSNGYRYYSQEHIDQLNLILATKDLDISLADIKETIESEELYKYKELVNKQEKLIEEKIESLKRKQKQLKKWNEILDIVINFENEYDFNNIKVYRDTYSFYLINLDKILEKDFNKEYIRCIDEVLECMNEECYYTMYNLNNGKGIEEDESNILIKEDEKNISIIKKYMDKNLNLIHREISGDFICVKFYGNSDELNDYLLRLSKHFNKKENNEVFIKCGFYIPKKNNDEKYFVEILLKV, encoded by the coding sequence ATGAAACTTTTAACAGGTCAAGTTAGTAAAATTTTTAATATAAGCAAAGATACTTTAAGATATTATGACAAGATGGGACTCTTAAAGCCAGATATAAATAAGTCAAATGGATATAGATATTACTCACAAGAACATATTGATCAGTTAAATTTAATCCTAGCTACTAAGGACCTAGATATATCTTTAGCTGATATAAAAGAAACTATAGAAAGTGAAGAACTGTATAAATATAAAGAATTAGTAAATAAGCAAGAAAAACTAATAGAAGAAAAGATAGAGTCCTTAAAAAGAAAACAAAAACAATTAAAAAAATGGAACGAAATATTAGATATTGTAATAAATTTTGAAAATGAATATGACTTTAATAATATTAAAGTATACAGAGATACATACAGTTTTTATTTAATAAATTTAGATAAAATATTAGAAAAAGACTTTAATAAAGAGTATATAAGGTGCATAGATGAAGTATTAGAATGTATGAATGAAGAATGTTACTACACTATGTACAATTTGAATAATGGCAAAGGTATAGAAGAAGATGAAAGTAATATTCTTATAAAAGAAGATGAGAAAAATATTAGTATAATAAAAAAGTATATGGATAAGAACTTAAATTTAATACATAGAGAAATTAGTGGAGATTTTATTTGTGTAAAATTTTATGGGAATTCTGATGAACTAAATGATTATTTACTAAGGCTTAGTAAACACTTTAACAAAAAAGAAAATAATGAGGTATTTATAAAGTGTGGCTTTTATATACCTAAAAAGAATAACGATGAAAAATATTTTGTAGAAATTTTATTAAAAGTCTAA
- a CDS encoding DEAD/DEAH box helicase — MNTFEKLDLNENLIKGLKEQNITSPTEVQSLTIKDILDNKDLLVSAQTGSGKTLAYLLPMFEKIDTTKRETQVLILAPTHELVMQITEQAKILSKNSNMNVTAFSIIGEVNIQKQIKNIKTIKPHIVVGTCGRVLDLIKQKKLKAHTIKTIILDEVDSLLSGKNEEVVENIIKTTLRDRQLLGFSASLNENTISMCDYLMKDMKMIKTKDTLIINPNINHMYLYGDRREKFTLLRKSLASANPSRAIVFVNDEDSIEVITEKLNYHSYKAVCISGKMTKEDRKNALSAFRSGKVRILVSSDLSARGLDIVEVSHVFNLDFPPSKNEYIHRCGRSARGNRKGTAISIITNQNLSTIRDYRRDFKIDMKAVELKNGKFVEIDFDKMKKEARKKSKENEAKKEEKVSKNKKVDKYEHKKSTNNKFNKKK, encoded by the coding sequence ATGAACACATTTGAAAAATTAGACTTAAATGAAAACCTAATAAAAGGACTTAAAGAACAAAATATAACTTCTCCAACAGAAGTTCAATCTTTAACTATAAAAGATATATTAGATAATAAAGACTTATTAGTAAGCGCTCAAACGGGTAGTGGAAAAACTTTAGCTTACTTACTTCCTATGTTTGAAAAAATAGACACTACGAAAAGAGAAACACAAGTGTTAATACTTGCACCTACTCACGAATTAGTTATGCAAATAACTGAACAAGCTAAAATTTTGTCAAAGAATTCTAATATGAATGTTACTGCTTTTTCTATAATAGGTGAAGTAAATATTCAAAAGCAAATAAAAAATATAAAAACTATAAAACCTCATATAGTAGTTGGTACTTGTGGTAGAGTTTTAGACTTAATTAAGCAAAAAAAACTTAAAGCACATACTATAAAAACTATAATACTTGATGAAGTTGATAGTTTACTTAGTGGTAAAAATGAAGAAGTTGTTGAAAATATAATAAAGACTACATTAAGAGATAGACAACTTTTAGGATTTTCAGCTAGTTTAAATGAAAATACTATAAGTATGTGTGATTACTTAATGAAAGATATGAAAATGATTAAAACTAAAGATACATTAATAATAAATCCTAATATAAATCATATGTATTTATATGGAGATAGAAGAGAAAAATTTACATTACTTAGAAAATCCCTAGCTTCTGCTAATCCAAGTAGAGCTATCGTGTTTGTCAATGATGAAGATAGTATAGAGGTTATAACTGAAAAACTTAATTACCATAGCTATAAAGCTGTTTGTATATCTGGTAAAATGACTAAAGAAGATAGAAAAAATGCACTTAGTGCTTTTAGAAGTGGTAAAGTTCGTATTTTAGTATCTTCTGATCTTTCTGCTAGAGGATTAGATATAGTCGAGGTTAGTCATGTATTTAACTTAGACTTCCCACCTAGTAAAAATGAATATATACATAGATGTGGTAGAAGTGCTAGAGGAAATAGAAAAGGAACTGCAATATCTATAATAACTAATCAAAATTTATCTACTATAAGAGATTATAGAAGAGATTTTAAAATAGATATGAAAGCTGTTGAGTTAAAAAATGGCAAGTTTGTAGAAATTGATTTTGATAAGATGAAAAAAGAAGCTAGAAAAAAATCTAAAGAAAATGAAGCTAAAAAAGAAGAAAAAGTAAGTAAAAATAAAAAAGTAGATAAGTATGAACATAAAAAATCTACAAATAATAAATTTAATAAGAAAAAATAG
- a CDS encoding GNAT family N-acetyltransferase, translated as MINIRCELEKDYNIVENVVKGSFKNEEFSDKDEHNLVNRLRNSKEYVKELALLAEVNEEIVGYSLLTKIKIKNKNESRESLALAPVSVLPEYQKKGVGSTLINKAIEKAKNLGYTSIVVLGHPNYYLKFGFINASEFDIKPPFEVPDDVFKVLVLDEEKFKGTSGVVEYSSVFFE; from the coding sequence ATGATAAATATAAGATGTGAACTAGAAAAAGATTATAATATAGTAGAAAATGTAGTAAAGGGAAGTTTTAAAAATGAAGAGTTTAGTGATAAAGATGAGCATAACTTAGTTAATAGATTAAGAAATAGTAAAGAATATGTAAAAGAATTAGCTCTATTAGCCGAAGTAAATGAAGAAATAGTAGGTTATTCTTTGCTTACTAAAATAAAAATAAAAAACAAAAACGAATCTAGAGAATCTTTAGCATTAGCTCCAGTTTCAGTACTACCAGAGTATCAAAAGAAAGGTGTAGGAAGCACACTAATAAATAAGGCTATAGAAAAAGCTAAAAATCTAGGATATACATCTATAGTAGTATTAGGACATCCTAACTACTATTTAAAGTTTGGATTTATAAATGCTAGTGAATTTGATATAAAACCACCATTTGAAGTTCCAGATGATGTTTTTAAAGTTTTAGTATTAGATGAAGAGAAATTTAAAGGTACAAGCGGAGTAGTAGAGTATTCAAGTGTTTTCTTTGAATAG
- a CDS encoding YitT family protein, protein MDRRTNVKKIMLILLGAMILSFGIFNLNYQNNITEGGVLGVLLLLKNVFNVDLSMANILIDLSLFAVGYKFFGKKFLMYSLVATISFSVFYSIFEGIGPIIPVLESKLLGTILSGLFVGVGVGIIVREGAAAGGDDALALVISKITSLKIGKIYMISDVVILILSLSYLSAYDIFWSLIAVNISGRLIDLIYNYNNTDKLASA, encoded by the coding sequence ATGGATAGGCGGACGAATGTAAAAAAAATAATGTTAATATTGTTAGGGGCAATGATATTGTCATTTGGAATATTTAATCTAAATTATCAAAACAATATAACTGAAGGTGGAGTGTTAGGAGTTTTACTACTGCTAAAGAATGTTTTCAATGTGGATTTATCTATGGCAAATATATTAATAGATCTTAGTTTATTTGCAGTAGGTTATAAGTTCTTTGGAAAGAAGTTTTTAATGTATTCATTAGTTGCAACAATTAGCTTCTCAGTGTTTTATTCTATATTTGAAGGAATAGGACCTATAATACCAGTTCTTGAAAGCAAGCTACTAGGGACTATATTATCCGGTTTATTTGTAGGTGTAGGAGTTGGTATAATAGTTAGAGAAGGTGCAGCAGCTGGTGGAGATGATGCTTTAGCATTGGTGATTTCTAAGATTACATCTTTAAAAATAGGTAAGATTTATATGATAAGTGATGTAGTTATACTTATATTATCTTTGTCATATCTATCTGCATATGATATATTTTGGTCTTTAATAGCTGTAAATATAAGCGGAAGGCTTATAGACTTAATATATAACTACAACAACACAGATAAGCTAGCAAGTGCTTAA
- a CDS encoding FMN-dependent NADH-azoreductase, translating to MKKLLYISVNSKPENLSSSKTVARKFINRFLERNKGFVVEEIDLYKEHIPRLEYQYFEKRNCIVSEENSRKLDDKDRKEIQKIRKLCDQFISANVYVIAAPMWSLSFPAPLKEYIDCIIQDKKTISFSDENKKPKGLLDDKPRTMIYIQSSGAHVPWILKPAFNKGVNYIEDIAKFMGIKKFEDLLVDGTGYTEEERLGAIKKATDHIDDVIDSMKF from the coding sequence ATGAAAAAGTTATTATATATAAGTGTAAACTCAAAACCTGAAAATTTATCATCAAGCAAAACAGTAGCAAGAAAATTTATAAATAGATTTTTAGAAAGAAATAAAGGTTTTGTTGTTGAAGAAATTGATTTATATAAAGAACATATACCAAGACTTGAGTATCAATACTTTGAAAAAAGAAACTGCATAGTAAGTGAAGAAAATTCAAGAAAGTTAGATGATAAAGATAGAAAAGAAATACAAAAAATTAGAAAACTATGTGATCAATTTATCAGTGCAAATGTATATGTTATAGCAGCACCAATGTGGAGTTTATCATTTCCAGCACCACTTAAAGAATATATAGACTGTATTATTCAAGATAAAAAAACTATAAGTTTTAGTGATGAAAATAAAAAGCCTAAAGGTCTACTTGATGATAAACCTAGAACAATGATTTATATTCAATCATCGGGCGCTCATGTACCTTGGATATTAAAGCCTGCTTTTAACAAAGGAGTGAACTATATAGAAGATATAGCTAAATTTATGGGAATTAAAAAATTTGAAGATTTATTAGTAGATGGAACAGGTTATACAGAAGAAGAAAGATTAGGCGCTATAAAAAAAGCAACAGATCATATAGATGATGTTATAGATTCTATGAAATTTTAA
- a CDS encoding glycoside hydrolase family 73 protein: MKINKTIIICVISVLICIFIGSKILNKQKNIDLDDINVSKYINIVDKASENKVQVNWKYVCSIVSVLNNNNQNKVDDSEIFKISNMFIKENSGKYYINSLESVIKKLNLDKEKTSLVYKYIDDLKHYSLTPNKTSPNTKYMNFINDIKEVAIDNYEKYKVLPSITIAQAILESNWGESRLSSDFNNYFGIKADTNWNGESVFLETNEFYNNTINDKFRKYKNKYDSIRDHGKFLYENKRYKNNGVFSAKTYIPQAIALQNAGYSTIEDSNGKKVYAQYLINLIKQYNLQLIDNEVAVKKK; encoded by the coding sequence ATGAAGATAAATAAAACTATAATCATATGTGTTATATCTGTTTTAATATGTATTTTTATAGGGTCAAAAATTTTAAATAAACAAAAAAACATAGATTTGGATGATATTAATGTTTCTAAATATATAAATATTGTTGATAAAGCTAGTGAAAATAAAGTTCAAGTAAATTGGAAATACGTATGTTCTATAGTAAGTGTTTTAAACAATAATAATCAAAACAAGGTAGACGATAGTGAAATATTTAAAATTTCAAATATGTTTATAAAAGAAAATTCAGGTAAATATTATATAAATTCTCTAGAAAGTGTTATTAAGAAATTAAACTTAGATAAGGAAAAGACCTCTTTAGTATATAAATATATAGATGATTTAAAGCATTATAGTTTAACACCTAATAAAACTTCACCAAATACTAAATATATGAATTTTATAAATGATATAAAAGAAGTTGCAATAGATAATTATGAAAAGTATAAAGTATTACCATCTATAACTATAGCTCAAGCAATATTAGAATCTAATTGGGGTGAATCTAGACTCTCTTCAGATTTTAATAATTACTTTGGTATAAAGGCTGATACTAATTGGAATGGGGAATCTGTATTTCTTGAAACTAATGAATTTTATAATAATACTATAAATGATAAATTTAGAAAATATAAAAATAAATACGATTCTATTCGTGATCATGGCAAGTTTTTATATGAAAACAAGAGATATAAAAATAATGGAGTGTTTTCTGCAAAAACATATATCCCTCAAGCGATTGCTTTACAAAATGCTGGTTACTCTACTATAGAAGATTCAAATGGTAAAAAAGTCTATGCACAATACTTAATAAATTTAATTAAACAATATAATCTTCAATTAATAGATAATGAAGTTGCAGTTAAAAAAAAATAA
- a CDS encoding YczE/YyaS/YitT family protein has product MSTILKKLIRLFLGLWFCAMGIAFMVNAKLGLSPWDVLHQGIANKIGITIGTATIAVGLILVIIDVILGEKIGWGTVLNMIFIGIFLDIILFSGLIPVSNNLVFGIVMLIIGMTLMGFGMVLYLGSGLGSGPRDGMMIAFQKITKKPIKVVRGTMEISALILGYLLGEPVGIGTLITAFCLGHFIQLVFKICNFKSANIKHRFIYQDIEYAKSYLSKNT; this is encoded by the coding sequence TTGAGTACAATATTAAAAAAACTTATTAGATTATTTTTAGGATTATGGTTTTGTGCTATGGGTATAGCATTTATGGTAAATGCTAAACTAGGACTATCACCATGGGATGTACTTCACCAAGGTATAGCTAATAAAATAGGAATAACAATCGGAACTGCTACAATAGCAGTAGGGCTTATATTAGTTATAATAGATGTCATACTAGGTGAAAAAATTGGTTGGGGAACTGTATTAAATATGATATTTATAGGAATATTTTTAGATATCATATTGTTTAGTGGCCTAATACCAGTTTCTAATAATTTAGTATTTGGCATAGTAATGCTTATAATAGGAATGACTCTTATGGGGTTTGGAATGGTTTTATATTTAGGAAGTGGACTTGGCAGTGGACCCAGAGATGGTATGATGATCGCTTTTCAAAAGATAACTAAAAAGCCTATAAAGGTAGTAAGAGGAACTATGGAAATTAGTGCTTTAATACTTGGCTACTTATTAGGTGAACCAGTAGGTATAGGAACTTTAATAACAGCATTTTGTCTTGGACATTTTATACAGTTAGTATTTAAAATATGTAACTTTAAAAGTGCTAACATAAAACATAGATTTATATATCAAGATATAGAATATGCTAAATCTTATTTAAGTAAAAATACTTAA